The genome window AATAATAAATAAGCCCCTTAGGGGTGACACGTAATTATGCCAAACACGTATTCACAAATATTTATTCAAATCGTTTTTGCGGTGAGCAAACGACAAAATCTTATTCATGAGCAGCGTCGTGATGAATTACAGAAAATTATCACGGGTATTGTTCAAAAACGCAATCAAAAAATGCTTGCCATTCATTGCATGCCCGACCACACGCATATTCTGGTCGGAATGAATTCGGACATTAGTGTATCTGATTTAACACGTGACATCAAAGCAGGCTCATCGAAGCATATGAACGATTATAAATGGTTTCCTGGTAAATTCAGCTGGCAACAAGGATTTGGGGCATTCTCTTATTCAAAGCGTCAGATAAAAGATGTTGTTAATTATATTCTGAATCAGGAAACTCATCATCATAAACAGACTTTTAAAGAAGAATATCTGGTATTTCTGCAGAAATTTGAAATTGAATATGATGAAAAATA of Bacteroidota bacterium contains these proteins:
- the tnpA gene encoding IS200/IS605 family transposase, with the translated sequence MPNTYSQIFIQIVFAVSKRQNLIHEQRRDELQKIITGIVQKRNQKMLAIHCMPDHTHILVGMNSDISVSDLTRDIKAGSSKHMNDYKWFPGKFSWQQGFGAFSYSKRQIKDVVNYILNQETHHHKQTFKEEYLVFLQKFEIEYDEKYLFEWID